A genomic segment from Paramixta manurensis encodes:
- a CDS encoding iron-containing alcohol dehydrogenase family protein, whose translation MQNIRFPAQVLRGGGVLNQLGAVCATLGKRPFVLGGQQALAAVAEPLAQQLRAAGLTQTAQEWYGGECTPVQIERLAQMATESRSDVIIAVGGGKALDTGKAVAFHANLPVITVPTIAATCAAVTPLSIRYREDGHFLDLYHLPVAPAAVMIDSALLARSPIRWLAAGLGDTLAKWYEFRAIYQGDAANGFAASSKANSEICYQLISSHAAAACQAIIDQRATPEFEQALDAIFLFAGLTSLMSSGAHAAAAHALYEGFTVCDKTRAFGHGLLVGYGNLCLLALEQRSDEELQQAIELARACSVPLNLAAIAPTLSEHERTAIIRAALAAPDMANMPFHVTEAQLSEALARVDSFTR comes from the coding sequence ATGCAAAACATCAGGTTTCCCGCGCAAGTGCTACGGGGTGGAGGTGTGCTGAATCAGCTTGGCGCGGTCTGCGCCACTCTCGGGAAACGCCCGTTTGTCCTTGGCGGGCAGCAGGCGCTGGCGGCGGTAGCCGAACCGCTGGCTCAACAGTTGCGCGCCGCCGGGCTGACCCAAACCGCGCAGGAGTGGTATGGCGGTGAGTGTACGCCGGTACAGATTGAACGGCTGGCGCAGATGGCGACAGAGAGCCGTAGCGACGTGATTATCGCGGTAGGCGGAGGTAAGGCGCTCGATACCGGTAAAGCGGTCGCGTTTCACGCCAACCTACCGGTGATTACCGTTCCCACCATTGCGGCAACCTGTGCGGCGGTAACGCCGCTGTCGATTCGTTATCGTGAAGATGGACACTTTCTCGATCTGTATCACCTGCCGGTTGCACCGGCGGCGGTGATGATTGATAGCGCCCTATTGGCACGCTCGCCAATTCGTTGGTTAGCCGCCGGGCTGGGCGATACACTGGCGAAATGGTATGAATTTCGCGCGATTTATCAGGGCGACGCTGCGAATGGCTTTGCCGCCTCCTCGAAAGCCAACAGCGAGATCTGCTACCAGTTAATTTCCTCCCATGCGGCAGCCGCTTGTCAGGCGATAATCGACCAACGCGCCACGCCCGAATTTGAGCAGGCGCTGGATGCAATCTTTTTGTTTGCCGGTTTAACCTCGTTGATGAGTAGCGGTGCACATGCCGCCGCCGCCCATGCGCTCTATGAAGGTTTCACGGTTTGTGACAAAACTCGCGCCTTTGGTCACGGTTTGCTGGTGGGGTACGGTAATCTCTGCCTGCTGGCGCTGGAACAGCGCAGCGATGAAGAGTTACAACAGGCGATTGAGCTAGCCCGCGCCTGCTCGGTGCCGCTCAATCTGGCGGCCATCGCTCCAACGCTTAGCGAACACGAACGCACGGCAATTATTCGTGCGGCGCTTGCTGCGCCGGATATGGCGAATATGCCGTTTCACGTAACAGAAGCGCAGCTTTCAGAGGCACTGGCGCGGGTCGATAGTTTTACCCGCTAA
- a CDS encoding LysR family transcriptional regulator, translating into MTKKEAVTFSAPEHELRLPRGMRLDLVTLRLFVATAEQGGVTRAAGQLHLVPAAASRRIRELEEQLGIALFIRQPHGMALNDAGRAVLAHARSMLHSVDRMQEDVMAFMQGNRGVVRIAACTSAVLQFLSEDIQRCHLRYPNIHIDLHEMNSEGVVQAVQRGIANVGIYEHSVTHVALPHLPYREDRLCIVTQAAHPLAQQARSGARITPEQALRHDVIGLTEGASISIILGRLAEQAGLPLKMRIRVGSFDSMAAMIASGIGIGLMPETVARQIAGDRRFAHLPFDGALAVRHFSLCHQPHASLAQAADSLISLLCTPAPVPH; encoded by the coding sequence ATGACCAAAAAAGAAGCGGTAACCTTTTCAGCGCCGGAGCATGAGCTGCGGCTCCCGCGTGGGATGCGTTTAGATTTGGTGACGCTGCGGCTGTTTGTGGCAACGGCGGAGCAAGGAGGCGTGACGCGCGCCGCCGGGCAGTTGCATTTGGTTCCCGCCGCCGCCTCGCGCCGGATCCGTGAACTGGAAGAACAGTTAGGCATCGCGCTGTTTATCCGCCAGCCGCACGGTATGGCGCTCAATGATGCCGGGCGCGCGGTGCTGGCCCATGCCCGCAGTATGCTGCATTCCGTTGACCGGATGCAGGAAGATGTGATGGCGTTTATGCAGGGGAATCGTGGCGTGGTGCGCATTGCCGCCTGCACCTCGGCGGTTCTGCAATTCTTGTCGGAAGATATTCAACGCTGCCATCTGCGCTATCCCAATATCCATATTGATTTGCATGAAATGAACAGCGAAGGCGTAGTGCAAGCGGTGCAACGCGGCATTGCGAATGTCGGTATCTATGAGCATTCGGTGACCCACGTTGCTTTACCCCATTTACCTTATCGGGAAGATCGCTTATGCATTGTGACCCAGGCAGCCCACCCGTTGGCGCAGCAGGCCAGAAGCGGGGCGCGTATTACGCCAGAGCAGGCGCTACGCCATGATGTGATTGGGCTAACTGAAGGCGCTTCGATCTCGATCATCCTCGGGCGGCTGGCGGAGCAGGCCGGGCTGCCGCTAAAGATGCGGATTCGCGTTGGCAGTTTCGACAGCATGGCGGCGATGATCGCCTCCGGTATTGGCATTGGGCTGATGCCGGAGACTGTCGCGCGCCAGATCGCAGGCGACCGGCGTTTTGCGCATTTACCGTTTGACGGTGCGCTGGCGGTACGCCATTTTTCTCTCTGCCATCAGCCGCACGCCTCGCTGGCGCAAGCGGCAGATAGCCTCATCTCGCTACTTTGTACTCCCGCCCCCGTGCCGCATTGA
- a CDS encoding 4-hydroxythreonine-4-phosphate dehydrogenase PdxA, protein MMERARQPTYDGERENVTDPRPHIALAVGDPAGIGPEIVTQLLADSTLGQRARVTLIGNLPAQRAAAQQRGIEMPAANDWLAIPRWDGLEKAFSPAQVGAENGAFILDALRFGIELVQSGKADALCFGPLNKGAMRLGGMEEEDEMRWLAKELNYQGVCGEFNVLNTLWTARVTSHVPLSAVAGLLSAEKVARAIAMLTDALRAAGVAEPRIGVCGLNPHNGDNGNYGDEEGRVISPGITLAATRGFPAQGPFPADTIFLRAQAGQFDGIVSMYHDQGQIATKLLGFDVGVTVQGGLPIPVTTPAHGTAYEIVGQGIAKTSAMHHAFDLACKLGNSHRRARR, encoded by the coding sequence ATGATGGAGAGAGCGAGACAACCGACATACGACGGCGAGCGGGAAAACGTGACGGATCCCCGGCCGCATATTGCACTAGCAGTTGGCGATCCGGCGGGTATTGGCCCGGAAATTGTAACGCAACTGTTAGCAGACAGTACCCTTGGTCAACGCGCCAGAGTAACGCTGATTGGTAATTTACCCGCGCAACGTGCGGCGGCGCAACAGCGGGGTATCGAAATGCCTGCAGCTAACGATTGGTTAGCGATCCCGCGTTGGGATGGGCTGGAAAAGGCCTTTAGCCCGGCGCAGGTCGGTGCCGAGAATGGCGCGTTTATCCTTGATGCCCTGCGCTTCGGCATTGAGCTGGTACAAAGCGGAAAGGCGGATGCGCTCTGTTTTGGGCCACTGAACAAAGGTGCCATGCGGCTAGGTGGCATGGAAGAAGAGGATGAAATGCGCTGGCTGGCGAAGGAGCTAAATTATCAGGGCGTTTGCGGTGAGTTCAATGTGCTAAATACGCTGTGGACCGCACGGGTGACATCGCATGTGCCGCTATCGGCGGTCGCCGGGCTATTAAGTGCCGAAAAGGTCGCCCGCGCCATTGCGATGTTGACCGACGCGCTACGCGCCGCAGGCGTTGCCGAGCCTCGGATTGGCGTATGCGGGCTTAATCCGCACAATGGCGATAACGGCAACTATGGTGATGAAGAGGGGCGGGTTATTTCACCCGGCATCACGTTGGCAGCGACGCGCGGCTTCCCTGCTCAGGGGCCGTTTCCGGCCGATACGATTTTTTTACGCGCTCAGGCCGGGCAGTTCGACGGTATTGTGTCGATGTACCATGATCAGGGGCAGATCGCCACCAAACTGCTGGGATTTGACGTGGGCGTGACGGTACAGGGAGGGTTACCGATACCGGTGACGACGCCAGCGCACGGTACCGCCTATGAAATTGTCGGGCAGGGGATAGCGAAGACATCGGCGATGCATCATGCCTTCGATCTGGCGTGTAAA
- a CDS encoding MFS transporter, giving the protein MNTRSHVSRHMLTLFCAMSFILYLDRVNLAAAAGPLKAELGLSNTELGVAFSAFGYTYAIFQLVGGWMADRYGARKTIIACGVIWAISTVATGFIGGLVSLCLARLLLGIGEGAALPAQARAIANWIPQPKRGMAQGLTHSFSRLGNAVAPPLVAILITWHSWRAAFVAVGILSALWLVAWVIYFRDDPRLHRRVSPEELATLPLAETQERPAEASTASWWATFRRMRPTIGVYFCMVWSNTLFFSWMPIFFMQSLHLDIKHSAIYASGVFFAGVVGDVSGGVISDFILKRTGRLALARQGVIVLSLLGGLVFFIPVLISHNPTVIAGCLSAAFFFLELTIGPIWAVPMDIAPRSAGTASGMLNFGAAMATIISPIVFGVMIDVTGSWTLPFVGAISFLIIGILMTLWIRPDIGVGKQPGTLTGRQLTAR; this is encoded by the coding sequence TTGAACACGCGTTCTCATGTCAGCCGACATATGCTGACGCTTTTTTGTGCCATGTCTTTTATCTTGTATCTCGATCGGGTCAACCTGGCGGCAGCGGCTGGTCCGCTGAAGGCGGAGCTGGGGCTCAGCAACACTGAACTGGGCGTGGCGTTTTCCGCTTTCGGCTACACCTACGCCATTTTTCAACTGGTTGGCGGCTGGATGGCCGATCGCTATGGCGCGCGTAAAACCATCATTGCCTGCGGCGTGATTTGGGCCATCTCAACGGTGGCAACCGGTTTTATCGGTGGTTTAGTGTCGCTATGTTTGGCGCGTTTACTGCTCGGGATTGGCGAAGGCGCCGCATTACCGGCGCAGGCCAGAGCGATAGCCAACTGGATCCCTCAGCCCAAACGCGGTATGGCGCAGGGGCTAACCCACTCTTTTTCGCGCTTAGGGAATGCGGTAGCGCCGCCGCTGGTGGCAATACTGATCACTTGGCACTCGTGGCGTGCGGCGTTTGTGGCGGTTGGGATTTTGTCGGCGCTGTGGCTGGTGGCGTGGGTTATCTATTTTCGTGATGATCCACGCCTCCATCGCCGGGTATCGCCAGAGGAGCTGGCAACGCTGCCGCTGGCGGAAACGCAGGAGCGTCCCGCCGAGGCCTCTACCGCAAGTTGGTGGGCCACCTTTCGGCGCATGCGGCCAACCATTGGCGTTTACTTCTGCATGGTGTGGTCCAACACCCTGTTCTTTAGCTGGATGCCGATTTTCTTTATGCAATCCCTCCATCTGGATATTAAACACTCGGCCATTTATGCCTCCGGGGTATTTTTCGCCGGTGTGGTGGGCGATGTTTCCGGCGGGGTGATCAGCGATTTTATTCTGAAGCGCACCGGTCGTTTAGCGCTGGCGCGCCAGGGCGTGATTGTGCTGAGCCTGTTGGGAGGGCTGGTGTTTTTTATTCCGGTACTGATTAGTCATAACCCAACGGTGATTGCCGGTTGCTTAAGCGCCGCATTCTTTTTCCTTGAACTGACAATTGGGCCAATTTGGGCGGTGCCGATGGATATTGCGCCGCGTTCAGCCGGGACGGCCAGCGGAATGCTCAACTTCGGCGCGGCGATGGCCACCATCATCTCACCGATTGTGTTCGGCGTAATGATTGATGTAACCGGTAGCTGGACGTTGCCATTCGTTGGCGCCATCAGCTTCTTAATTATCGGCATCCTGATGACGTTGTGGATTCGCCCGGATATTGGGGTTGGAAAGCAACCCGGAACGCTAACCGGACGGCAGTTAACCGCACGGTAA
- a CDS encoding purine-cytosine permease family protein produces the protein MSTATPARETSDLADKKLIESRSIDYIPDSERHGHVFSQFTLWFGGNLQITAIVTGALAVVLGGDVVWSIIGLLVGQILGAAIMSLHAIQGPRLGLPQMITSRAQFGVYGAVIPLVLVCLMYVGFSASGTVLAGQALAHLTHLSNNAGILLFGAIIIVVAVLGYRLIHGLGKVASVVGIATFIYLFFRLLVANDIGALLANNHFSLPMFLLAVSLSSSWQIAFCPYVSDYSRYLPRDTSAGKTFFAVFSGTVLGTQASMTLGVVAAALAGKAFAGNEVGYIVGLGSTGTMAMVLYFAICFGKITFTTLNAYGSFMSLTTIVCGFRKTVSISQNGRLLFVVLMVGLSCAIAIISEPSFLKSFTQFLLFLLAFFVPWSAMNLMDYYFISKGHMDIPALADPNGRYQRWNLKGITTYILGVLVQLPFIANGFYTGKLVWLFDDNDISWIIGWVFTAIFYLLIRRFDRHPPLTRTLYPS, from the coding sequence ATGTCGACAGCTACGCCTGCACGCGAGACCTCCGATCTCGCAGATAAAAAACTGATTGAAAGTCGCAGTATTGACTATATTCCCGACAGTGAACGCCACGGGCACGTATTTAGCCAGTTCACGCTGTGGTTCGGCGGGAACCTGCAAATCACGGCCATTGTCACTGGCGCGTTAGCGGTGGTGTTGGGCGGCGATGTGGTGTGGTCGATTATTGGTCTGCTGGTTGGGCAGATTTTAGGCGCGGCGATTATGTCGCTGCACGCCATCCAGGGGCCACGTCTTGGTTTACCGCAAATGATTACCAGCCGGGCGCAGTTTGGTGTCTATGGCGCGGTTATCCCGCTGGTGTTGGTGTGCCTGATGTATGTGGGTTTCTCCGCTAGCGGTACGGTGCTTGCCGGGCAAGCATTGGCGCACCTAACCCACCTCAGTAATAACGCCGGGATTCTGTTATTCGGCGCGATTATTATTGTCGTGGCGGTGCTGGGTTACCGGCTGATCCACGGCCTGGGTAAAGTGGCAAGCGTCGTGGGTATCGCCACCTTTATCTATCTGTTCTTTCGTCTGCTGGTTGCCAATGACATCGGCGCGTTGCTGGCGAATAACCATTTTTCGCTGCCGATGTTCTTGCTGGCGGTGTCATTGTCATCTTCATGGCAAATTGCGTTTTGCCCCTATGTTTCCGACTATTCTCGTTACTTACCGCGTGATACATCGGCGGGGAAAACGTTCTTTGCGGTGTTTAGCGGCACGGTATTGGGAACGCAGGCTTCAATGACATTGGGCGTAGTGGCTGCCGCCTTGGCAGGTAAAGCCTTCGCCGGAAATGAAGTGGGGTACATTGTCGGGCTGGGTTCAACCGGCACCATGGCGATGGTGCTCTATTTTGCCATCTGTTTTGGTAAAATTACCTTCACCACGCTGAATGCTTATGGCAGTTTTATGTCACTAACCACCATTGTCTGTGGTTTCCGTAAAACTGTGTCGATCAGCCAAAACGGACGTTTGCTGTTTGTAGTGCTGATGGTGGGTCTTTCCTGCGCTATCGCCATCATTAGTGAGCCGTCGTTCCTGAAATCCTTTACCCAGTTCCTGCTGTTCTTGCTGGCGTTCTTCGTGCCGTGGAGCGCAATGAACCTGATGGATTACTACTTTATTTCCAAAGGGCATATGGACATTCCGGCGCTGGCCGATCCGAACGGGCGCTATCAACGCTGGAACCTAAAAGGCATTACTACCTATATCCTTGGCGTGCTGGTGCAGTTGCCGTTTATCGCCAATGGGTTCTATACCGGTAAGCTGGTTTGGCTGTTTGATGATAACGACATTTCGTGGATCATTGGCTGGGTGTTTACCGCTATTTTCTACCTGCTGATACGCCGTTTTGATCGCCATCCGCCGTTAACCCGCACTCTCTATCCTTCCTGA